The following nucleotide sequence is from Bacillota bacterium.
ACGAAGAGCAGGCGAGGAGCAAGAGAAACCGGAAGCGCACGAGAGGGGGGAGCCTTGCCGATGACCTTTTTGAGGTTCCGGGCAAGGTGCTGCACCTCGACGGAGACACGGACTACCTCAAGGACTGTATGAAGTACTATAGGGACCTAGGCGTTCCAGCGGTGGGGAAGCATGTCGAACCGAAAGATCAGCCGGAGCACGTCACATCGCTGCTCATGGAGTACTCGCCTGATGTTCTGGTCCTCACCGGACACGATGCCTTGAAGAAAAAGAGTTCGGACAGGACGTCTGTTGAGAGCTACTGGAACTCCGGATCTTACATCGAGGCTGTGCGCCGCGCCCGGTACTTCGAGATGGACAGGGACAGCCTGGTGATCATAGCCGGTGCGTGCCAATCCTTCTACGAGGCGCTCATTGAGGCAGGTGCCAACTTCGCAAGTTCGCCCGACCGAGTGCTGATACACTGCTATGACCCGGTGCTGATTGCGGAGAAAGTCGTTCACACGCCGGTCGATGAGATCGTGAGGGTTGAGGACGCGATCGAGAATACCATAACCAAGAGGGCAGGAATAGGCGGTCTGGAAACCCGCGGGAAACTGAGGGCCAGCATGCCCAAGACGGCGACTGGGTTATTCGGAACAAAGCCATAGGCTAGCTACTGGTGGAGCGAACGCCGGCCTCCAAGTGTGGACTCTGACCAAGACCGGTTCAAGATACTCATGTGCGCTACCATGTGCGCTACATGCGCTGTCAACCGACTGAGAAAATGTCACCCCCATGGTTTTGTTCCGCTGGCCGTCTCCAGATTCTGCGCAGACTCGCGGCCGTGTCAAGGACCGGCCTTCGGCCTGCTTCGCTCCTTGACATGGCCGCTGCGCCTGCTTGGGATTACGTTGCGGCCAGCGGGAAGCGCGTATCCTGAGCGCGCTTTAGCCTGGCTGCCTCCCGCGCCTTTTGGATTCTCCGCTGACGCTCGTAAC
It contains:
- the yabG gene encoding sporulation peptidase YabG: MAERIPFHEGDIVTRKSYGGDLFFRVMRVECYACGEGTATLKGVNVRLLADAPLSDLRLADEHALIDLKRKMMRESGEHLRQVRMRRLNEEQARSKRNRKRTRGGSLADDLFEVPGKVLHLDGDTDYLKDCMKYYRDLGVPAVGKHVEPKDQPEHVTSLLMEYSPDVLVLTGHDALKKKSSDRTSVESYWNSGSYIEAVRRARYFEMDRDSLVIIAGACQSFYEALIEAGANFASSPDRVLIHCYDPVLIAEKVVHTPVDEIVRVEDAIENTITKRAGIGGLETRGKLRASMPKTATGLFGTKP